CACACTTGATTTTTCGCCGGATTGTTCTGCAGTTGTGGAGATAAGGATGAGCTTCTGGATCTCGAACCTGGATAAGTGGAGAAAGAAATgggtacaattttttttttttaataatatttcagCCTATCAGATAACCAAGTGCCACCCTCGAAATCTGTGATTTTATGTCAAGGTTGTGAAATCTCCATATCtcaattaaaatcaattaaaaattagtGAGATTAAGACTATAGTAAGTTTTTcggtcttaatttattttaatttaatttttataacatttaatcatttaaatttattattatttttaaatgaaaacttttaattttaactttattaattcattatcaatatttataaattaagatttaaAATCTTCAACTAAATAAATCAGTAATTATACTTTTATTTATAAGAACAAATATCAAATTGTCACAAAAGTAAGGACTAAAAAAATAAAGACAAAATATAATAACTTttattaaataagaaataaataaatttaaaatctgtcaaaaaaatagatttaaaaataaattctcttaaaaaaatgatacattttaaattattggaaaaaaatatagagaaaatacaaaacattaaaaaaaacaGAAGAAAAAGCACAGGAAATGACAAGcgtaggaatatatatatatatatatatatatatatatatatatatatatatatatatatatatatatatatatatatagattattGCCGATAAGAAACCAACACTCTGTCATATTTAGCTATGAGTTGATAGAGCTTTTGTAGAGAGGATTTTTTAAGGAAAACTTGAAAAATCCTACAACAATGAGatcaattttattatttaatcaatttaattttgatataatttcaGAATTCAATTAAACTGTGCATCGAAAAAATTATTCAATACTTTAAAAATAGATATATTACCTCTCACATTTATATAGATCCATCCACATACCTATAAACATAACGTGTATTAATGGGCCCAGTTTATGCATAGTATCATATCTCTGGACTCTGAAAGGTAGGGCTAAGAGTGGGTGGGAAGCCCCCACTTTACGAATTGTCCTACTCAAATCCAATGGCTTTCGGGTTGGCCCAATCCACGCAGATCAAGATCACCCTCGAAGGCTGAAACGACGTTGTTATATCAGTGAGACTCCGAAAATCGGATGGGGAAATCATATTAACAAATCTCGCTTCTTCGATCTTCTGTTTATCTGTTTCCAAGTCTTCGCCATGCCTGCCTTGTCATCTCTCAAAAGATCTCGACCGTCTATCCATCAACTCTACCTCATCCAATGGCTCCAAGCTCGCCAGTACTCCAATACAGGACCATCCTCTATGTCTTCGTTGTCTGTGATCTACGCCTCCGCACGCAAGAGTAACGATGAAAATGACAATCACGCTCATGGATCCTTCAAGAGATGGTTTTCGGGGATCGCAGTGGGCTCCACCATAGGTTTGTTTTACTGGCTATCAAATTCTACCAGTGATTCTCAGTCTCTATTCTTCAAGAGATCGCTATTGAGTTTCGCCGACTGGCCAACAACGGCCACCGCGGCTGGATCGACGGTGGGGAATCCGTGTTCTACTTCTACATTTGGCAAACTTTCGTTGCCGTACTATAGCTCAAAGTTTATctttggaggtgaatatttgttaGCATTATAGATTCTCCATTAATTGTTTAATCAAGTTTGCAAATTTGATTTCATTAAACTGGTCATTGCAGATGCGTATAGGAGAAAGGTTTTCTTTAAATACGAGAAGAGGATAAGGCTGCGAAGTCCTCCTGAGAAGGtatttagtttattttggttAGAAAATGATTGTTTAGGCATTAAACCTTTGGATTGATTTTgtgaatttttcaaaaatttgacGCTTGTATTTGATATTTTCCTTGGAAGGTTTTTGAGTACTTTGCATCTTTCCAAGCAGCAGATGGAGAGTTACTAATGAAACCAGCAGATTTGATGCGGGCCGTTGTTCCTGTTTTCCCTCCTTCTGAATCCCACCTTGTTAGAGAAGGATATTTGAGTGGGGAAAGGAGGCCTGGCGAGCTAAGATGTCCTCCATCCGATTTGTTTAAGCTATTTGATCTGGACACTGATGGGCTTATATCATTCAAGGAGTGAGTTATAGATATGTCACTGTTGTGCATTGCATTCATTTTCTTGTTTTGAAAGTTTTAGATTCTTTAATAAGTATCCCGCTTTCATTTATATTTAGTTTATGCTCTTAATGCTTTTTGTGTAATGAATTTCCTTTATGTTTCCTTGTAACAGGTATATCTTTTTTGTAACATTACTTAGTATTCCAGAATCAAGCTTTTCTGTGGCTTTCAAAATGTTTGACATTAACAGCAATGGGTGAGTGTATATGGAAACCTTGGACAAAGAGAGATAATGGTATCTGCTAAGCACACACTCATTGTTCCCTATCCTGTTATATGTTTACAGATTGTTTAAGTTAATAGATGTGGTTTAGTACTCTGGATTACTTTTGCTATATGCCAAACATAGACTTTAGGCTTGTCAATCCTCTTTTGCCTTTTCTAGACTGATTCTGTTTGTCTCTTTATCTAGGGAGATCAGTAAGGAAGAGTTTAAGAAAGTGATGGCCTTGATGCGAGCTCACAACAGACAAGGGGCTGTCCACAAGAATGGACTTCGAACAGGGTTGAAAGTTAGTGGCACTGTGGAAAATGGAGGTGTGGTGGAGTACTTCTTTGACAAAGATGGAAATGGACGCCTCCATCATGATAAGTTTGTCCAGTTTTTGAAGGATTTGCATCATGAGGTAAACCTTTACCTCTCCTATATTGACCCAAAACTAAAGAGTTGTGAGAGACATATTTATtattgtgcttttttttttttaacatggtGTGAATCCAATGTGATCTTATTGTTGTGATATTGCAGGTGCACCATAACAAAGTGCAATGGTTGTTGTATGTGGCATTCTTAAGTTTGGGTAAACCTGTGGTCAACTGAATAAAATTGAGGAAGAAATAGGAATCTAGAACCAATAAAAGGCCCTGCTTTTATGTGAGTTGACATTAATGCAACATTAGATAGCTTAGCAGTAGTATTTAGAAGTAGAACTTGAATGTTGTCACTTGATGCCACCAGGATTGTGTTTTCAAACCTGGGGCTCTAGCCCATAACTGATCGACTATAGTGCCAAAGTTGGAATGCCATAAAGATATATAATATCAGTTTTTAGTCAGCTGAAATTATTCCCTAGATGTTTAAATTAGTCTGATTGTCACTTGTAATGACATACACGGATAGAGATTGTCAGTCTGTCTCAAGGAATTTAGATTATATTAGAAAAGAAGACTTGTGTCTAATTTCTTGTGAGTTCCTTTATTTTTACTGTAATAGGCATACTTCTACATTGGACAGTGGTCAAATACTTGCAATGAATATGATAATGGTTGTTAAAATGGTGAAGGAATAGGGTGGATTTGGATAGCTCTAAGATAGGTTAAATGGCTATCAAGCAAAATACATTTGCaagctttttctcttcttcttattcttcctctctctcttctGCTGAATATTTTGTTCTTTGGGAATTTCAGATTGTATGAAAAGTATGTTGCATCACGTTCATGATAACCTTGTTCATGTGTCAGGTTTGACTAGGTCAGCAGGAAAGTAGCCTTCTCTCCCAACCCCTCTAGATGCACACAACTCGTGCAGGGGCGGGGATAGGCCTATGACAATTGATATCACGTTCAATCAAGTTGAAATGATTGTTTTCACTTATGGTATGGCTGGGCATCCATGCATTTGATTTGCATGTTACACTCTTTGTGATGTGTAGCAGTTTAAAATCTTATTTTTGGGGCTTTAGCTGAATTTAGTGCTAACAGGAATATTCTTATATGATTACTCTTGCTGTCTTTTGCAGATTTTGAGATTGGAATTTGCACACTATGACTATAAATTACAAAAAACCATATCAGCTAAGGATTTTGCATTGTCCATGGTTGCTTCTgctgacttgagtcacttggataAGTTACTCGATCGGGTTGATGAATTAAATAATGAGGCACGCCTCAAGGACATTCGAATAACATTTGAGGAGTTTAAAAATTTTGCAGAATTGCGTAGAAAGTTGCGGCCATTTTCTTTGGCCCTCTTTAGTTATGGGAAAGTAAATGGCCTGTTAACAAAGGAGGACTTTCAAAGAGCTGCATCCTATGTAAGATGCTTGGCCTTGCTTTATGATGTAGCATATTCGTTTTCTGTTTATATGCGCATGTTGAGATCTGTTATGGATATTCATGTGGAGAATTGTTAAAATGGGCGTAATCAGGTTCCACTATTTCGAGGGCTCATATGGGTTCATTTAATTAATGTAACTTCAATGGGAAATAATCAGGTGGAGAGGCTTTTCTGTCGTTAGATTAAATAAATTTGTTTATCATGGAGATTTTTTCCCTTAATAGAGTTAAATGGCTTTAAAAAAATTGATCCAACAAATCCTAATTAGGTTGAGGCTGATGTTCAGTTGATAATATTGCAAATGATACACTTGTTCTTATAATTGTTGTGAAAATCTTCTGAGAAATAAGTAGATATTTTTATGCTTTAAGAACATTTAGTTTCTAAGTAGTCTGATGATTAATTTGGTAAATATCAGGTTTGTGGCATCACCCTCACGGACAATGTGATTGATATCGTTTTCCATGTGTTTGACTCAAATCGCGACGGGCATTTAAGCGCAGATGAGTTTGTAAGAGTTTTACGAAAACGGGAAAGAGACATTGCTCAACCTGTGGAATCAGGAGTTATGGGATTTCTGTCtggctgctttaactgtggaaatGACCTCCCCTTTAGATGGCTGTTTGATTAGTCCGCTTGGTTCTCGAGTACTTCACATGTTCCAGAGACTCGAATCTGTTGCAGAATGGACTGCTAACTTCAGAGCGAGTTTGTACGCCAGAGGGATGTCTAACAAGGAGATTTTCACAATTGTGGCAAATTGTGCAAAGGGAAAGGAGCTACTGCTTAATATGTTATCTGAGATGGTGTCTTCCTTTTGATTTCCGCGCAAACCTTACTGGCTATGATCTTGAGGTGATGTCCTGTTGCTAATCAATTTGTATATATATGGACCCTTTTGGAAAATCTTGTTGATATGTCAAGAAGAAGAAGGTACACAGTACACTTGAAGGAACGTGATTCTTACGCAGAAGGTAGGGAACTTGTGAGCATTTAATTTTTAGAAGGAGAAAACAAAAAAGGCACCACCCTCTATTTCACGTGGTCCTCGCGCTAATAATCACCTATTTACCACCTGACAtggcattttatttatttatttatttattttttcattcttAATTTATTAGAATTAATTTCCCTTATAATCttttaaaattagttttaattataTCTATAATGTCTCTAATTTTaacttatataatataaattattaaaatttattttgaatatcATTAAAATTTCTATTTGATATTGCAgatttttagattaatttattattaaattttactcATCCTCTTTAAATTATACACATCTCTTGATTTTAATTTAtgtcaaatttttaaattttaatttaatatataaataattttaatataaaattattaaataataattaaaagtggatatattattttgttaatttagtaaataaaaataaaactatatgtaataattttataaaaaaaattaaattcttgacCTTTAACTTGATTCAAGATTTCTTCACGAGACAGCCTTTTATTCAATTTCCTTTTACTTAATTCCTCTGTCGTCTTCATGGTTAGCTCCTCTAAGCCCTTCAGTTTTAAAACTCTTTCATTTTTAATCCTTTCAATGGAAAGTTTTTCATTATAATGTAGTGTATCAATGACACTTGGTTAAATCACtaaatttacaaaaaataatCTTTCATTTTGAAAATCTTGtcgatatttttaaataaaagtaaGAGACACTAAGGTTTAAATATcttcaaaacaaagtaaaataattGTATACTATTAATTTTTTCCttgcattaaaaataaattagagaaattttttagatattaatttaaaattaagttagaaaataatgtatataaaataatatttttatataataaattaaataattgtaaatatttataaaattattaaattatttttaaaaatatgattttgttttaaataaattaaaaataaataaaaattttaaatttgttcatCATAAACTTTTTTAAGTTGGAGGATTATTAGtaacatttaattataatttaacttGAAGATCTGCAATAGTAAgtcataataattttaataatatttaaattaaaatttaaaaattttataatataaattaaagttgATATGCAATGTCGATAAAACCATCTAATTTAACTCTAATTTATTACCATTTAGTACAAACGTGAGGAACTGATTTTATTACCGCCTTGGATAATTTGATAAAGTAATAATACTGGTCGGAATAGAATGTCCACAGCTTGTCTTTGCCGGCTCAGTGCTGTACTGGGCCTGTTATTGTGATCACGCCGCATGGAAGGCGCGTGGTTTTCTTTTTCTTCGTCTCCCAACAATTACTCCGGTCAACGCAGTACGAAATATGTTCATAATCATTTAGTAGATACACAACCATTTCTTTTTATattctgataaaaaaaataattttagattgaattaaaattatttaaatttatttggttTAGTTGAGAGTTAAAATTAAATtgtctttaaaaaattaaaattttaaaaatataaattttaaaacaattaataatttaaaaaaaataaaattaaaattaaatcaaaatcaaattaaaattaaatacctATCAAAATTAGGATTTGACGAATAAGGGTAGCATCAAATCCTACCAATTCTGCTTTAAGTTTTAGGAGatcaaaaataaattttagaGTGACTtagatttcaatttttattttaatttaattctgttTAATCTGATTTTGGTTAAATTTAAtggttaacttttttttttaaaaaattcatttttattatataaaaaattttatcttGATCTATAACAAAATTAGTCTATTCCAATGcaatttaatttgattcaaaatcaattttgattaatcctttttttttaatcaattttttgaTTACGAATTGAGCTGATTTGATTTCAATCATATTTCAAATCAAAACTATAAGAGAATCTATAAAAGAACCTTATGGTCTGATCCAAGTCTCATTAAACCGAAATCTGCAATCCCAATCTTAAATTAGCCTAAATTGAACCGAGGACCATCACTACCCTTGTAGTGCTTCACTATTATAGTATGTTCTTTTAATTGCAACAATTACTTAATATTCCAATTTATAGAATtataagaaatttaaattattagttcgatgaaaattaaatgtgaattgtgaACACGAAATTACATTTATGACACTAATTTACTCAAAATTCAGCTATCCAAATATCATTGACTAATGTCAATTATCGTTTAACCAATTGACTGAAAATTTTTTTGTTTTCACTTGAGGaagtttaattcaatttattttttatttttttatttaaattagtaaaaaaaattttaatttaagttcaatttaactaaaaaataagaaaatcaaaaaattaagtCTCTTATTTTTTaggtttaaattatgaaatttaatctaaaatttaagaaattaaatcctttgattttttttatttaaattaagaaatttataaatttaatttttgagttaaattgaaacttatgaattaattagaataaaaatttaaaaataagttaaattaaacttttcaataaataaaaagtgaaattaagcattttatcataattttttttttaaaataatgaagATCTAAATGATTTGATAATGACACCTTCTAATACCTTAACTATATTAACTATGcttttaatatgttaattcttTCCACGTCCtgaataaagaaaaatttaaatctaaagcTCAACGACTAATAATTTTGCCAATAATCATGTTTTTATGCTTTTTCTGTTCCCCTTTGAATCCCACTATCATTGCCCAAAATGATTAAAATCCATTTGCAATTAtagcttttttttatttaaaattatttattatatttaaaaaatacaaaatattaattatatttttatataaaataaaaataatttaattaattattaattcatttttataaaaataaaattacttaattatttaattaattactatataaaatataaatataataaataaaaatagaggGATGTAgcaaaaattaaattgttatcaatgtgattattataaatttaatttgggatgaaaataaatttaataattattaaattaaatatttttatttaaatttatataaatttattaacaTACTCATCATTACCAGACATCACCAGGCACTACATTCTAGCATTATTATTATTCCAGGCCGTGCAGACACGCGCTCCTTAGGAGGGTGCTTTGGCATTTCTCCGGGCTGGGAAGGGTTGACCTTGTTCTGCTTGGGGGATTGAATTTGAAACCCTAGGAAGGAGAAAACCGCTGTAATGTTTGTCGTTCTACACATTTCTCTCTGCAGCCAAATCCTCCATTAATGAACATTAGCATGCACGCATGCCCTCTATAATCCTCACTCTACCTGATAGAAATCATTCCTTTTTTATAACCTTTTTAGATAAGTCAGAGAGAGATTGGAGATTGAACGCTAATCTTTCTCTGCGTCACCTCTGTCTTATTCTGGTTATAGAGAGACAAGAAAGAACAaggtttttcttttgtttttgtgttttggggtttggTTTGGGCTTTTGTTTTCAATTATTATAGCTATATGATTTTGTATAAGTTAGTTTTTTTCCCCTCCCTTCTGTTTTGATGGATGTTTGATGGTTAAAGAGAGTGTTTTGATTGAAATTAGAATCGGGGTTTGTACTTAAAGCTTTGATTTTGAAGGGTTTCTTCTCTCTATATTATCTGAGAATCTATCAAATGGGAAAGCCAActgggaaaaagaagaacccGAATTCACCCAGAGCCGTTGACGCCAATGGTAAGCAGAGTAAACCCACGACGGATCGGACATCGAAGGCCTTCGATGAAGACACAGCAATGTTTATCAACATGGCGCAAGAGCTCAAAGAAGAAGGGAATAAACTCTTTCAGAAGCGCGACCACGAAGGCGCCATGTTAAAGTACGAGAAAGCTGTCAAGCTGCTTCCCAGAAACCACATCGACGTCGCTTATCTTCGAAGCAACATGGCCGCTTGCTATATGCAAATGGGTCTAGGTGAGTATCCTCGAGCTATCAATGAGTGTAATTTAGCTTTAGAGGTTTCGCCCAAGTATAGCAAAGCTTTGTTGAAAAGAGCTAGGTGTTATGAGGCTTTGAATAGATTGGATTTGTCTTTGAGGGATGTTAATATTGTTTTGAGTATGGAACCCAATAATATGACGGCGTTGGAGATATTGGAGAGCGTTAAAAAGGCTATGACTGAGAAGGGTATTAACTTTGACGAGAAATTAATTAGTTTGGCTAATGTAGAGCAGAGTGGTGCCGCCCGTTTGCGTAAGGTGGTGAAGGAGAaggtaaagaagaagaagaagaatgataaAGAGGTGAAGAGGAAGATAGAGGACCAGGATAAGATAGTTGTGGAGGAGAAGAAGGTGAGTTCTGTTATCAAGGACAAAGAGGTGGTAATGAAAACTATTGAAAAAGAGAAGGTGCTTACAAAGGATGTTAAAGAGGAGAAAGTGATTACCAAGACAGTGAAGTTAGTCTTTGGGGAGGATATCAGGTGGGCACAGTTGCCTGTGAATTGTAGTGTTGGACTGCTGAGGGATATAGTCAGAGATAGGTATCCTGGCTTGAAGGGTGTCCTTATGAAATATAGGGACTCAGAGGGAGACTTGATTACAATCACTACTACAGAAGAGCTAAGGCTGGTAGAATCGTCAAGTGATTCTCAAGGGTCGCTTAGGTTCTATGTTGTTGAAGTTGAGCCTGATCAAGAACCAGCTTATGAGGGGATGAGAGTTGAAGAGGAGCTGCACAAGATTGATAATAAACCAAGTGATGCTGTTGAGAATGGGAATGTTGGGAAAGGTGTAGATGTTGAAAAGGGACCAATTTCCATAGACGATTGGATTATCCAATTTGCACGGTTGTTCAAGAACCATGTTGGCTTTGATTCTGATTCATACTTGGATCTTCATGAACTAGGTATGAAATTATACTCAGAGGCAATGGAGGACACTGTGACAAGTGAAGAAGCACAGGAAGTTTTTGATATTGCTGCAGATAAGTTCCAAGAAATGGCAGCTTTGGCTTTGTTTAATTGGGGAAGTGTTCATATGTCCAAGGCAAGGAAACGGGTGTTCTTTTCTGAAGATGGTTCGAGGGAGTCTATACTTGCACAGGTTAAGAATGCATATGAGTGGGCAAAGAAAGAATATTACAAGGCAGGAACAAGATACCAAGAAGCTTTAAAAATTAAACCAGACTTCTATGAAGGTCTTCTTGCACTTGGGCAACAGCAGTTTGATGGAGCGAAGCTTTGTTGGTATCACGCCATTGGAAGCAAGCTGGATTTAGAAAATGGGCCCTCTGAGGAGGTCCTGGATCTTTATAACAAGGCTGAGGACTGCATGGAGAAAGGTATGCAGATGTGGGAAGAGATGGAGGAGCAGCGTCTAAACGGGCTTTCCA
The sequence above is a segment of the Hevea brasiliensis isolate MT/VB/25A 57/8 chromosome 11, ASM3005281v1, whole genome shotgun sequence genome. Coding sequences within it:
- the LOC110672695 gene encoding protein PHOX1, giving the protein MGKPTGKKKNPNSPRAVDANGKQSKPTTDRTSKAFDEDTAMFINMAQELKEEGNKLFQKRDHEGAMLKYEKAVKLLPRNHIDVAYLRSNMAACYMQMGLGEYPRAINECNLALEVSPKYSKALLKRARCYEALNRLDLSLRDVNIVLSMEPNNMTALEILESVKKAMTEKGINFDEKLISLANVEQSGAARLRKVVKEKVKKKKKNDKEVKRKIEDQDKIVVEEKKVSSVIKDKEVVMKTIEKEKVLTKDVKEEKVITKTVKLVFGEDIRWAQLPVNCSVGLLRDIVRDRYPGLKGVLMKYRDSEGDLITITTTEELRLVESSSDSQGSLRFYVVEVEPDQEPAYEGMRVEEELHKIDNKPSDAVENGNVGKGVDVEKGPISIDDWIIQFARLFKNHVGFDSDSYLDLHELGMKLYSEAMEDTVTSEEAQEVFDIAADKFQEMAALALFNWGSVHMSKARKRVFFSEDGSRESILAQVKNAYEWAKKEYYKAGTRYQEALKIKPDFYEGLLALGQQQFDGAKLCWYHAIGSKLDLENGPSEEVLDLYNKAEDCMEKGMQMWEEMEEQRLNGLSKFDKYKAQLQKFGLDGLLKDVSAEEAAEQAANMSSQIYLLWGTMLYERSVVEYKLELPTWEECLEVAVEKFELAGASPTDIAVTIKNHCSNETALEGLGFKIDEIVQAWNEMYDVKRWETGIPSFRLEPLFRRRVPKLHYMLENV
- the LOC110672701 gene encoding calcium uptake protein, mitochondrial, whose amino-acid sequence is MPALSSLKRSRPSIHQLYLIQWLQARQYSNTGPSSMSSLSVIYASARKSNDENDNHAHGSFKRWFSGIAVGSTIGLFYWLSNSTSDSQSLFFKRSLLSFADWPTTATAAGSTVGNPCSTSTFGKLSLPYYSSKFIFGDAYRRKVFFKYEKRIRLRSPPEKVFEYFASFQAADGELLMKPADLMRAVVPVFPPSESHLVREGYLSGERRPGELRCPPSDLFKLFDLDTDGLISFKEYIFFVTLLSIPESSFSVAFKMFDINSNGEISKEEFKKVMALMRAHNRQGAVHKNGLRTGLKVSGTVENGGVVEYFFDKDGNGRLHHDKFVQFLKDLHHEILRLEFAHYDYKLQKTISAKDFALSMVASADLSHLDKLLDRVDELNNEARLKDIRITFEEFKNFAELRRKLRPFSLALFSYGKVNGLLTKEDFQRAASYVCGITLTDNVIDIVFHVFDSNRDGHLSADEFVRVLRKRERDIAQPVESGVMGFLSGCFNCGNDLPFRWLFD